The Labrus bergylta chromosome 14, fLabBer1.1, whole genome shotgun sequence region GTTAAAACTGacttcattgtttttatgtGGGGCCAACAGTTGGTGCTATGATAAACTTTGATATATATACAGATAAACGTTAAACAATTATAGCATGATATAGATGTTGGGTTGTGCTATTGagcagaaaaaataataaatagacAAAGCTTTTTGACACAATTGGATAGAGACATAAACAGGACTGACTAAACTTTCCTCAGAAAAAGTCTCAAATATTACCAAGAGACTCGATTCAGCCAGACTCGTATAGGAGAAAGATCAGAATACTTTGAAGAGACAGAAGtgagaaaaaagaaggagagTAAAAAGGAGTGAGTGTTGAGTCCTGGCAGATGCAGAGCTCCTTGTAGATATATCAAAGTACAGACTCTTTCTGTGAGCAGCCTGCTTTTCCATCAAAGCCTGCAGTTATAACAAACCCAGATCTGTCTCATGACCAGCCCTCTTGGGAAAGATAAGTTTCATTAACTATTCACTAATTGGCAAGGGATGCACGAGTGAGTCAGAGTGATGCTGGTGCCAAAAAGTAGAGCTGATCACAAACTGTATCATCGCATTGAGAGCGGTTCTTCACAGTTTCTCCTCTGTGACAGTGTTTGGTTAGTTTAGTACTTGTCAGTGTTCCTCCATTAATCAATCAGTTAtacaaaaagccttctttttgCTTCATGATACCTTACATATTTTACTGATTGagtcagatttttttctgcatcagcATCAATCAAGTAGAAAAATCTTTCTCCCTTAGAGTACTAATGATCAACAGCAAAACACTTTGTCATATGTTAAATCAGTGATGTGCTTTCAGAAACATGGAATGACAAACTGCAGATTCAGAGTACAGAGGTACTGTAAAATCTGGAATATAAGACGCACCTTGTTTTTGAAGgtcactcagagagagaaaaaagtttaaaccGTCTTCCTGCAGGACATTTCTATTGTGTcaacaacgtgcagtttctgttcaagttctgtgttttcactttgtggagtttgaagtcctactagctacagtacagtagttgagctctcagcctgcagggaaagttgtgaggcacagactcctagcttgcgagtcgcgctgcccgactccgctggtcactctttaactttaatataggagtCTTTAAGTCAAAAGAGCACTCcacaatgtttatttacagaacaatttaccactgtttttaaatgcatgaaTATCACCTCGTGAGGGAAGGAAAGATGTTAAAAAGTCAcacagactggtctgtgtcgctgtcttccCCAGCACAgtgtgcactcagctttcaatacacaatgaatggggatgggaTTTTCAATCACGTCAGGTCCACATATTGATTGTTGCTTCTGCACCCGCTGTAATGACGACGCATCTGTCAGCTTTTTATACTGGGATGTTGGTCGCTCCGGTGTATAACAGCCACATTTTAAGACAAAGAAATAGGTATAAAAGTGCGTCTTAAACACTGGATTTAACAGTAATGCATTCATTATTCTTTAAACTTTTGCTTTAggaaagatttcttttttttttatttattactttcTAATCTGAACCATTCCCTACAGtcattttcccttttctctgtCATTAAAGTATGCTTTACAATTCCTGCGCAGGGCTTTGAACCAGATGTTGAACAGCATAAATGCGCAGAAGAAAGTCaaaggaaaacaagaaaaaggtaAATGTAATTAGTATGTGAATGTGGTGTGGACTGCGTAATGTGacatgtagtttaaaaaaaggtttaaggggtaagaagattaaaaaagcattttataaGTGCTGTCCATTTAGCTCCTCTGTCCAGCAGAAAGATGTCGCCCCTGACTACCAGAGATGTCTTCATGGTAAAATGCCTCATTGTGCTTGTTGTGGTGCAACTCCTTCTggtaaaaatattttctgttcttAATAGAAGACGGTAGGCCCTGTCAGATAATGGACACAGGTTGTGGTTGCTGATGAAAACCTACCATGGATGCAGGGTTCCAGGTGGTAGAAGGAGCTGTCTTTGGTGTCCAGTTGGTTCCACCTGTCAGCTTCTTCTCACCAGGCTGACTCCAGTGAAGATCACTAGAGATCAAGTCAAAGTATAACTCATGTGTAGTACTCGTGAAAGTGACCAACAGTGGTGCCTGGTCAATAGAGGGCGCTAAATTGCTGTCCTACCACTCTCCACAAGAAACTTTTAATGAATAGGATTTTTCTGAAtgagttttaaaatatatataaacatttttaaaatagctAAGTAAATATAATGTAGCTGTTGAGTAAATTGTATAAACTGAAATAATAATCTAGATCAAAAACATTGGATGTCTCTAAAGTTACTGAGAAAGGTCCTACTTGAGATGCACTAAAATAGTGTCCCAAATGCATCAAACACCACCATCCAAAACTTTGAAGCAGATTCATCCCATGAATTGTGACATAAAGAGCCAGGCTTGCAGTGTCACTGGACCAGAGTATGGACTGTTTATTAAAGTAGATCAGAACAGCAAACCAGACTAGCAGGacaaaactgcattttttttaaaagtttgtctCCACAGAGTTTAGGAAATATATACCCGTTATTATGGGTGaaaattgtgttgtttgttaagTATAATAAGTAAAAATAGATTGTTTTCTAGGTTAAAATCATCATGCCATCATGATGCTACTTCTGTCAGCCAGTTTCATGGCATTTTCCATTAGTtcattagcttgatgctaacacatacaaTGTACATCCCAGTCCAACTGGGATACCCCCCACCCAGGAGAAAAATTCACTGGTGACATGAATGGATAATATTTCTTCAATGTACTTACTTTTTAGCTGTGCCATTGCAAATTCCCAGATCTGGAAGGGACAGAGGGAgagttatttatcttatctctCATTACTATCATCTGTTTTTCTAAGCCTGTCACAGCATGTTTCTCAAAGAGGACAATGCTGTCAGAGTGCAACCAGTGTATGTTGTCGTTTGTTTTTGCTTGACGCTGTAAATTTGTATCACCAACCTGCCGAGGGACAGATGGAACTAAACCCTAAGGCTACAATctgtcatatttacattttcatgttcatttaTGTGCACTGTcccctttttaaataaatcaaataaccTTTGAATAGAGCCCAACTTAAAAATCTTTACAGCCCACTCTGGTAGTTATAGCAAGGCTCTACACATGTGACACAAGCTGCAGGGATGACATAGTCCTGCTCTCTCTCATCTAATATGAAACTTGCTGCACTCTTGGAACCAGTATGATTTTCAGTTTGGCACTTTTTGATTTGATGTGAATTAgcagctatttaaaaaaattaaaataaatcacaatttttTATGTAAGGGGTCATGTATGCAACAAAAGGACAAAGAAATAAGGCACTTACTGCCGACAAGATTGGCCAGGGACGAGTCCAGGTCGTTGGACACCAGTCTGTGGGGTTGCAGGCCATTCATGGTAATGTCCTGATCGGTTAAGGATGCAACTGTAGGTTTTAGGAGGCCACCTAAAACAGCTTAACCAAAAGGGGGCAGGACAaagggaaaggagaggagagtaaGGGGAGGGAAGGGTGAGAGGATGGGGGGCCCGAAAACcagtgaagaaacaaaacaagaaacaataagacaataagacacacagacaaacacatgacagaacatacacacacagacagatacaagATGGTCAGTGTTGATGAGGCAGGAAGCAGGGCTGAAAGctcaccccaaaaaaaaaaaaaaaaaaaaaattaaaaaaaatgaagcaagcTATGACAgtgtgaggagtgtgtgtgctttttcaACTCACCCAGTCATGCATATACCATGCAAAAAGCCAAGGCCCCAGGGAGTGTGTGTAACCCCAGGAAaagggaagagagaaaagaagtgTTGTGAGATTGTGAGAAGCATGGAGACCAGGGAGGGTATTCAAACAGTAAGTGTGGTACATTTAGAAACATCAATGTATTCATACTAAGTGGTACTTAAAACCAACAACTTAATCCAATCAAGACTTAAGCCTGgagtttcaggttacataatttacatattaagcaatactacaggtctgttgggcagtgggcccaccagagaataaaccttcataACCTCTGCTTCAAAACTACACTGTGGCATACGCCCTAGGTCGCCCTGTACCAATGCTGAAGCCTTCATACATAGACTGACATGCACCTCCTAAAAAAATTTAACTACACATCGAAAAACATGCAGACcgcaagccctgtgattggtcgaCTGGGTAGTTAAGTATTGGCTACATCAGGGATGTCAAACTTGCAGCCTGTGGGCCGACAGCACGTTTCATCCAATGTATTGAAACATATTTGTATGagattttttatcatttaaatcaaatcattttctcCGACTTGTACAAAAACCGATGTATAATTAGGGGAAAAAGGGGAATATGATGATAGGAAAGTGAATTCAACAGGGCACTGTGAACTgtcttctcagcagggagtaacGCTGCGTTATGTTAATCAGCAGCAAGAGAGAGATGACACATATTGAAGGTTTTCAAGACAGATTGAAGGAGTGGAATTTATTTCCTCAGTTGGTAATCATCCGCTCCTCTGTACCAGCTGTGCACATACACTTCTCACTATTTATTCTGGTTTATCGTCACTTAATGGCTTAAGAAGCTGAAAGACGCTCTGTATCAATCTGCAATTGAAGCGAGAAATTGAGATCCGATCACAAACGTTCATTGGTGACGCATTTGGAGACCAATGATTGAATTaggtctgcgtgtgtgtgtgtgtgtgtatgtgtgtttgtaatttgAATGGTCATTTTGCTTTAAATGCACAACCGTATTTAGCTTTGTCCCAATAAGACAGCCTCCACAGATCAATTGCAGTGGACTGATCAGTGAGAAAAAGATTTTGAGGTCTAAATGACGAAAGCAAAAGAAAATCTATAGATGGTTTCAAGTGGCAGCTGGGGAAAAGGCTGTAAAGACTGTCCATCCACTGAATGTTATTGTTGATTTCAGAAACATTATAGGAAGGATTTTCTATAGACCCTTTTTTTACTGTTAGGTTAATTCCTTAAACAGCCACAAGACCCAATGGGGGAAAACATCACAGGAAAAGGTActgcttgtttgtttctgcCACCAtctttgatttcttgttttacaTTATTTGTTTCATAAAGTAGGAAACTAAATCAGACAAACGCATAAATGAGACAGTGGTAGACCTTTTTTCCACTGGTCTGTaatataaaatgaatgtttctgtCTTAGTGGCCTAATGACATTACACGTCAccgatttatttaaaaaaggaaataaaaaaatatctgactcttgaaccatttttttctcagtttgaccatttttgttttgttgttcgAATCCTTTCAATGGCAAACACATGCACTTCAAGTTAATATACTGTACTTGATTGAGCTAATTTGCCAGAGAAGTATAACACTGCAGCCATAAAGCCTGGGGCTACCAACTGAAACTATCTTCTGGATGATTCCAaaactttgatttctttttgttgGTCATTTACCCAAGAAGGTAAAAGGCACATGTTCCTAACTTAACAGCCTATATATTAGAAACATGTGCTAAAAGTGTCTTGAAAGATATTCTACTTCGATAAGTAGATGGACATTCGTGAAAAATATTCCCTGAAATGTAGTTTTCACTGCTGTCTttgacaacaaataaaaaaataaaaaaacaagatgaaactTCTATGATTTGGACAgtcaaaatacaaatacaaaaacacaggaCGGTTTTCTTACAACACATTGTCTTTGTGATGGGATGCTTCAAACAGACTGACAAAGTGAGCTATGCTGTTTTTGATATTGGTGTAAAGGACATTACCACATTTGTTCATCCACATGACAGAAGCCCAATGATGTGTCAGGGGTAAAACACCAAAGACAGAGTCCTTTTGCCAAATTAACTGAAGCCACTTTTACAGTCCGATGAGACATGGATGTTTCACTTATTCTCACCAAACTCATAGATAacataaagcacacacacacacacacacaacatatcaAAGCCCAGATGTAACTTTGTTGTGTTCCAACAGCAATGTGTCCCCCGAACCCTTGGGTGGCAGCAGAGTGAATATAGTCTGCTGGCTCCATGTGGGGACAGAGGAAACCAGTACCAGTGTGCAGTAGTGAAACAATTACCTGTACAATCCAGAGTGTTGGCATTGGTGTTGTTACCAAATACGGAGTCAAAGTCCACGTTAAGGCCTCGGGAGTTTTGTGGCACCTGGGGTGTCGGGGAGACTGTAAACCCTGGTgatgcaaaaagaaaaccatcagagtctgaatattaattaaacaacattttggtCTCTCCAAACACAATAACAAGCCGTTAGAAAACACAGTGAATATGATCTTCCTTATTCGTACAACCGCACTCATAAACCACTTGTTTTTCATGAATACAGCAGAGCATTCAAACTTAAGTAAGTCTAGGCGTGTTAAATTATTAAAACTCTTTTTCCTGGTCTAAATGACTACTAGGGAGAACATCTTTATAATAGCTCCAGGAGGTTACTCTATCTAACCCTAGAAACATGCTGAAATGATCCAAGATGGGCCTAATCGAAGTTGCAAAAACTCTGCACAATCCATGTCTCGTTCTTTTATTCAATTGAAAAAGGTTGGCCATGTTTAGTGCTACATATCTTATACTGCAGCaaagttaccaccaactctcagcagacaGTAACAATTTCACCTTAACTGTGCGTGGCTGTTTGCGACGCTGTTTGTGAATAGTTCTTTGCAATAGGTTTCCTTTGCATAGAACGGGGCAGGTTTCGCCCCATTTGTACGCATAATGGATTTAAATACGCCCAAACAGCACACAGAAAGCCCATTTTATTGTTGAGCACATGGATAATAATTAGTAAATATCTCATTATTTGCTTAGTAAtatgttttgagtttgtttttttcagcatttaaaaacacaacacacatttagtcataaaatttagaaaatgtttcttctACTGTGTCTATAAAACATCAAGGACACAGCATTAATAACCTTTAAAACATCGAGGACACAGCATTAATAACCTTCAACTCGAGAGCATTTTACATCACGGATCAACCCCCACAAAGATTAATATTGTTTTCAAGCTGTGCAGTCTACACAGCAACGACGTATGCTTTCCTTGGCAAAACACCTGCACTTGGCATATATATAGgacaaattaaatattgaaataaatgtttgacccaagggattttttaaatttccctttttttgatttgagctaaaaatagaaaacgtgattttttaaaaattttgttatcatattaataaacacatttttggataCTCAATTGTTTGTTAAAAGAAATGATACACAGATTTTGCTTAattgatttgcttttttttgtagctattCAAGATATATTGTACATCACACGAGTATCACAGCGATTGCCATTAGGTAAAAAACGCTTTTTAATCGTTTAATCATTCGTTGATACTGTGAATTACATGTAGAATTGATATAAAGGGTCAAAACTGGTTTTAAGTGTGGGACTCTTTCGCTTGCAGCAACCTTTTCACATTATTCCCTGCCTCCAAAGACCACCCCAACTCCTGTCCAGAAAGTCTCCTGCATGGGGGTACACATCTGAACAGGCAACTTAGGACAATTTCACAGGCAGCCTTGAAAACTTCTAGAAATTTTTACAAGGgcatttctgatttaaaaaaaaaataatgatttggttttgtgtgAGTGGGGTATTAATGATTACTTTCAGATTCAtacttttgtgtctgtgtggacCCAGGAAATAAAACTTGAAACCCCTGGATCAGCCTTGGTGCACCTACCTCTGAATAGACCAGCTACAGCAGGGGGCTCAGATTGGAGCCGATTAGTAGTGTTGTATGGGCTAGGGCCACAGAAGGACTCTGACACGCAGCGAGAAACCGTAGGCAGGcaaagaaccaggaagagagagaaggggaaagaAGAAATACCAGGTCAGAAAACAATTAGGCAGAGAAAGTGTGAAGAAGACGCTGAGCACCTGTGGAAACCTTAGAGGGAACCAAAAGAGATCAGGGTTTGCAGAGGAAAACGTGGAAGTAACTGAGACTCATCACATGGCTACACTAAAAAGAAGGCAGATTCAAGGGGATGAGAAATATGGCAGCAGGAACACCCTGGTCTCATTGACACACCACCACAATCCATTGGATTATGTGTAAATATTACACATCTCACAGCCTTCATTTTACAGTCTGCCAGTCATCTGTCCAACATAGTACCTGTGGTAAATATCTATCTGTGCAGAAGAAGACGTATCAAGATCAGATGACAGAGGTGAGTTTGAATCAAAAAGGGATTGTAATGATCTggttaaaacagaaatgttgagTCAAAGGTTGGACATTCATGCattttgaaatataaacacTAAGAGAAAACCGAGGCATATTCAAAGTAATGACCTAAGGAAATATTATGAATTTGATTATGGAAGGAAACTAAATATTTGTAGTAGGGCAGCATGTTTGATCCTGGGTAAATGTGTCATGTAGTTTAATAATGATCCTAAACCTCCTCTTCAATTAAAGTGAGATCATCAACCATCCCAGTGATCACTTCATGGCTAGTTGTCCTTGAGGACAGGCAGCCAAGGAGGCTGTGGATGACTGGACAGCATCGTAAACAGAGAGAGCGACACGACAATAAAAGGAGAAAGACATAATGGTGGAGAGAGTGAGAATATTAAAGAAGGAAAGTTAATGATAGGCATGCAAACGGTGTAGGGAAAAATACAGTGTTGCTGGTAAAAATGGATATGGAGACCCTGAAGTccaagaaagtaaaaaaataataatcttgaGCCCCCAAATAATTATCTTATCTTGTGCAACTCGTTCGCATGACATCCCTAATGACTGGTATTGTTTGCATTCTCCTACTCGTCTGCCTTTTTGCTGCAGATCAATAGTGTTTCAGCTTGTGCTGATgttgtgtgatgttagtgtaTAAAAAGCACAAATTAGGTTTTGTTATAATGTCATCTGCTCAAGCGATTGCTTATGGGACTGACCAGCTCTTTTACAAAGGCAATGTGTCACTTTAAAATGGCTTCTCTCAAGAAGTTGAAAATGACATTTATGCATATTATATCCTCTCTAATCACTTATTGTTTCTGGTGAATAATGAAAGAACAATGTTTGTAACTGTAgtttgaaaatcttttgttCCACCTTAAAGAACAATCACACCTGCTCTGAgtatttgacatatttttgtgATAATAGAGTGTTAAAAGTATGGACTGAAGTGTTACCAAAATGGGCGGAGCCTTCACCTCCCCATGAATTGGTGGTTGAAAGTGGAAGGGACTGCTGGAAGGCCGGCTGGAGGTCAAGCAGGTCATTGGCTGCTTTCGAGTTGCTAGAGGGGGCGAGCAGAAAAACAAGGACATGGATGATAAATCAGTCACTCATTGACAAAGTATTAGAGTCTCTCCTTAGTTCCAATGTTGCTACAGTATATGAAGGTAGGACCGCAGTTTATCCTTAGCAATGCAGGAGAGCCAAAACACAATttattcttaaatcaagatcgAAGTCTGATAAAAGGCTGGTCTAATCTAAGAACTAAAAACTTGTGAAACTGTTGTGAATGTTGTTAAGAGCAATCTCCTTGCATTTAATTGATTATTCAATCTTCCTTAATCATCGTCAATCCACTAAGCTTCAAGCTGAGACAGTGAAAAACCTGTAACACTTCATTTGAgacaaaatgcagaaaaagattcaaataactttttgtCTTCCAGTTTCTAAGTTGAGTCTGATGTATTCAGTTCATTTCTCAGTTTTATAAAGGACAGTGCACATAAGAAAGCATCTGTCTTTAATTAGTTTGATACATGATGCATCTTGTCTGTTTATAGTCGACTCTATGCATTGTGAATAAACCAAGTAAGttccttgttttttcttttcagtagGCAAACGGTGATCCTCACATTTGAAAGCTCATTTGAAATATTGAAGAAAAGTTTGTTCAATCCTTAAAATCTTTGAATATCCCTTTAGCTTCTGGAATTAGGAAACTGTTTTCTGTACTTAAATGTTACGcatgtaaatacatttgtaGAGTCATGAGACTGAATACTGAGGAGTTAAAGATGAAAGAGTGCAGGTCCTATCGCCTCACCTGTTGGTGGAGCTGGGGGTGGAGAAGAGGTCAATGGCAGGGGTGGAGTTGATGGTCCCACCCACTGGGAACTCAGGTGAGGAGTCTGTGGTGGCTGAACCAGGATTCCTCTGGAGCTCCATTAGACGCTGCTCCTACAGAAGGTCAGCACAAACAACATTTAGGCTAACATGAATCCAACTTCTCAGAATGACAGAACTCTGCTTCTTGAAAATTGTACTTTCGTTTGGCAGCTTACAGTACAAACAGTGGAAGAAGAGGATTAAAGTATTGATGGTACGAGGACAACAGGGGCCTACAGGCCTTTACATAGAAAGTAATAGAGGTGAGTAAGGAAGATGTACTTTAAGTGCTTTAAGGCGAGCCTGCTCCTCTTCAAGGGCTGCCTGTTTTTCCCTCTCGTCCACTTTGGTAAAAGAGATTCCAGTATTGGCCAGGGAGGAGACCGCATTGGAGAGAGTGCTCGCCCTGGATCAAGGGACAGACAAAGAACCGTGGAATAACTTTACAGCTGTCACACACTACAGGCCTTTGAACACATACACTTTAACAAATTGACTTTATTGTACTTGTTGCTATACCTGTCTTCTCTGTCAAACTCAGGAGATACAATGTGTGATTTCAAGACGATTGTAAGCCCATTTTTGAGTCACAGGACTGATTTTAGAGTAGGGACGTCACAAATTTCAGCCTGATCTTGTATTGTTTGCTGTGCGGTGTCCAGGGGGGCACAAGTGCCGATCATAGGAAATATTCAGATGAGCTTCGGGTATGTTTGAAATTTTGCACACAAGACTCCACGCACTTGCACAATGAGAGCAGACCCACGAGCTGATTTACCAACTTCAGggcttttgtttttcccttATTGCGCCTGCACAAAATAGCAGACAGCATCTGCCAGAGAATATTTGGTATGGTTTAGCTTTTAGTTTGCTTGTGTTCTTTGGTGATTCTGAGTTGGTTTTCAATTTTACTACTGGAATGCACATAAATATGACTTCAAAAGAAACTTTATTGGCAATTGTCAATGCTCCATCTCAATTCTATATATGCAGAGAGCACATACATAATTCACTTGTAAGGTGTGAGATGACAATCCACAACAACTATGATACAATCGCAGAGTGCAGAGCTTGACTGAATTAACTTGACCatcaaggggggcggggggtgcgggccacccccctaatataatggtaggggaaacactggagtgtATGCCCAGCTTTTTGTGTACCGAGTTGTGGCACATTTGACCTACCTTAGActcagactttctttattgtcattcaaacttgtactttacagtgcagataagaacaaaattttgttgcatttggctcgttgtagtgcaggataaaaacagcagcaagtatttacattaaaataaggtgcagatataaatagatttAAGCTATGTGTAAAATTACTATTACTGCAATTATTATATTGCAAgtttgtgatgtatgttatattgtatACCTGCTGGCTGCTGTTGAGTCTTTGACTTTCTTTCCCTCTAAGGAAGCCAGGTGCTGCTCCAGGGCATCCAGTAAGCTACTGGGCGCCTAGAGTAAATATCATTGACACACATTAAGTTACAAAGGCTTTAAAATGCCTAATACAAGACATCAtctactggaaaaaaaagaacacaaaggcATGCAGGGTTACTGCCAAGAGTCCACAAACAGAACTACTCACAAATACATAGTAAAGGGGGAGCAGAGGCTCAGATACTTACACAAACTGTAAACTGAGAATGGAGAGATAAAaggaagaaatacagaaaataaaggTGGTAACTGTCAAGATATATTTAGAAAATTTTTCGGACAAATCTTTTCTAATTCTGATTTATCTGTTACGGTAAGTTATACTTTAATCATCAttcacaaataaatatatagagtTTTTTACAAAACAACTTAAGCAGGATTCTTGATTTACACCTTTATTTACTGCAGAAAGTTCAAGGTCAGGAGTAAATGGTGAGTTGGAAGGTTTTGTAAGTGCAATAGTGGGAACGTGCATGGCCTGCCTAGCAGATCACCTGTTGTTAAAAAGGTATTAGTACAGAAGCTGCAGAGAGTTAACAGCCTGTGAAAGACAATCAGAACCAAAGTTTGGAAGTCCATATCCTGAATGTCACTAAACCTGTCTAAGTTTGCACACAGAATAACCAAGGCCCCAGACTGCACACATTTTTCCAGACTGTATAAGTTGGAAATCTTGCAAGCAAAATTGTGAATTGGTCTACTAATCACACTAAATAACACAACAGACCATTCAGGTAAAACAGTACCCACGTGGTCCAAAAAGGACTAGAAAAAAGGAATAGTTGGTAGGGGGAGCCAATGAGAAGTTCAGCTTCGATGCCACTTACATAGATATTGaagtcaagaaaacaaaataatagaGGAGTAAGTGTATAAGGATCGTGGATTCATGGACACGCTCTGTCGTGCAGACAGCAACATCAACCACTGCAGGTGACCTCATGTGATTTATTGTGTACTGCAAGCAGCCGCTTGGCTGGACAAAGCATGTTGAGATACATGATGACTTGACCAAGCTGTTGGCGCCAAATTATAAAACCTTTTCTCTCTGATTAGGTCATTATCATGCATTAAAAAATAGTGGTATACTGCaaagtaaataaaccttgtggagtgctggtttgattgaaaagactcCTCAGTTTAATAAAACAAGAGACCAGAAGAGGTAGGGGAGGTGGTGTGACAATAAGCAATAGGTCCGGGGCTCACAGCTGTCAAAGGTAAAGAGGTCAGGTCATGTTTTTTGATTAAATCAACTTCAGCCAGGCTTACCTGAGACAGATCCGGGATGTCCCCTCGATCAATGCCCACTTGCTGCAAGGAGAGAACAAAAAGCATCAGAATTTTGAAGAATAATATTTCTGGAGTATCAAAATGATCCAAGGGCTTTTAAAAATCTTAACATGGATAATGTGGCTCCAGACATACCTCTGCAACTTTGAGGAACTCTGAGATCCTTGTCATACGTGTAAGGAATTTCTTGTAAATGTCAAGTCCTTCTTTGCACTGAACCTTCTTCATGTCAAAGTATTTCTCTGttgacagaacaaaaacaacaatgaaacacCACCGCCATCATGTTTAAACTCCAAGTAATCTGCACTATTTAGCAAGCTCACCTGTTTGagggtatgaaaaaaaaaacacactgaaaatcttttttttgtctacaacAACCAAGAACGGGAGCAATGAGCTGAGGAGCTCTGCAGTGCATGCTTGTGATGCTCAAACAGGAGAAAGAAACACTTCTAATTTAAGAATTAGGTTTGGgtaatgaaaaaaatcacaagatcTGTTGGTTTATAGTAGCTGAACACTTCCGCTTTCTTTTGAATAAGTCTGCGAGATTTGCAAATTTTGTAGTTTTCTGTTAATTAAAGACTTTCATGAACTGTGGGGGAATCTTAGGTCAACCTTAGTTTCAAAGAACACTGCAAAGTACTGTCATCTTGTTGTTCACAGCACAGCTCGTTGTTCAC contains the following coding sequences:
- the picalma gene encoding phosphatidylinositol binding clathrin assembly protein a isoform X4; the encoded protein is MMSGQSITDRITAAQHSVTGSAISKTVCKATTHEIMGPKKKHLDYLIQCTNEMNVNIPQLADTLFERTTNTSWVVVFKSLTATHHLMVYGNERFIQYLASRNTLFNLSNYLDKSGLQGYDMSTFIRRYSRYLNEKAVSYRQVAFDFTKVKRGSDGVMRTMNTEKLLKTIPIIQNQMDVLLDFNVNANELTNGVINAAFMLLFKDAIRLFAAYNEGIINLLEKYFDMKKVQCKEGLDIYKKFLTRMTRISEFLKVAEQVGIDRGDIPDLSQFTVCAPSSLLDALEQHLASLEGKKVKDSTAASRASTLSNAVSSLANTGISFTKVDEREKQAALEEEQARLKALKEQRLMELQRNPGSATTDSSPEFPVGGTINSTPAIDLFSTPSSTNSNSKAANDLLDLQPAFQQSLPLSTTNSWGGEGSAHFESFCGPSPYNTTNRLQSEPPAVAGLFRGFTVSPTPQVPQNSRGLNVDFDSVFGNNTNANTLDCTVASLTDQDITMNGLQPHRLVSNDLDSSLANLVGNLGICNGTAKNDLHWSQPGEKKLTGGTNWTPKTAPSTTWNPASMAPSVMAFPPTTPTGMMAYAMPPHMGSMMMTQPTMMYTQPVMRPANPFGQNPGAQMQFM
- the picalma gene encoding phosphatidylinositol binding clathrin assembly protein a isoform X8 — its product is MMSGQSITDRITAAQHSVTGSAISKTVCKATTHEIMGPKKKHLDYLIQCTNEMNVNIPQLADTLFERTTNTSWVVVFKSLTATHHLMVYGNERFIQYLASRNTLFNLSNYLDKSGLQGYDMSTFIRRYSRYLNEKAVSYRQVAFDFTKVKRGSDGVMRTMNTEKLLKTIPIIQNQMDVLLDFNVNANELTNGVINAAFMLLFKDAIRLFAAYNEGIINLLEKYFDMKKVQCKEGLDIYKKFLTRMTRISEFLKVAEQVGIDRGDIPDLSQAPSSLLDALEQHLASLEGKKVKDSTAASRASTLSNAVSSLANTGISFTKVDEREKQAALEEEQARLKALKEQRLMELQRNPGSATTDSSPEFPVGGTINSTPAIDLFSTPSSTNSNSKAANDLLDLQPAFQQSLPLSTTNSWGGEGSAHFESFCGPSPYNTTNRLQSEPPAVAGLFRGFTVSPTPQVPQNSRGLNVDFDSVFGNNTNANTLDCTVASLTDQDITMNGLQPHRLVSNDLDSSLANLVGNLGICNGTAKNDLHWSQPGEKKLTGGTNWTPKTAPSTTWNPASMAPSVMAFPPTTPTGMMAYAMPPHMGSMMMTQPTMMYTQPVMRPANPFGQNPGAQMQFM
- the picalma gene encoding phosphatidylinositol binding clathrin assembly protein a isoform X2, whose protein sequence is MMSGQSITDRITAAQHSVTGSAISKTVCKATTHEIMGPKKKHLDYLIQCTNEMNVNIPQLADTLFERTTNTSWVVVFKSLTATHHLMVYGNERFIQYLASRNTLFNLSNYLDKSGLQGYDMSTFIRRYSRYLNEKAVSYRQVAFDFTKVKRGSDGVMRTMNTEKLLKTIPIIQNQMDVLLDFNVNANELTNGVINAAFMLLFKDAIRLFAAYNEGIINLLEKYFDMKKVQCKEGLDIYKKFLTRMTRISEFLKVAEQVGIDRGDIPDLSQFTVCAPSSLLDALEQHLASLEGKKVKDSTAASRASTLSNAVSSLANTGISFTKVDEREKQAALEEEQARLKALKEQRLMELQRNPGSATTDSSPEFPVGGTINSTPAIDLFSTPSSTNSNSKAANDLLDLQPAFQQSLPLSTTNSWGGEGSAHFESFCGPSPYNTTNRLQSEPPAVAGLFRGFTVSPTPQVPQNSRGLNVDFDSVFGNNTNANTLDCTGGLLKPTVASLTDQDITMNGLQPHRLVSNDLDSSLANLVGNLGICNGTAKNDLHWSQPGEKKLTGGTNWTPKTAPSTTWNPASMAPSVMAFPPTTPTGMMAYAMPPHMGSMMMTQPTMMYTQPVMRPANPFGQNPGAQMQFM